Sequence from the Leisingera methylohalidivorans DSM 14336 genome:
CGGCTCGCCCTCGCGGGCTACGAAGACATCAAGCTCGTTCAGCCCGGCCTCGATATGGTCAATGAAATCGAGCGTTATCGCCTGTTCGGCTGTTGCGGCCAGCGGGGCGGCTGCGATCAGGGTGGTGGTCAAAATGAAATGTCGCATTGTCGAAGACTCCTTTCGGATTGATTTCGGGGGCGGGTTTCAGGGCCTCGCTTCGAGGATCAGGTTGAACGGCGTCTCGGTCGCGCGGCGGAAGTGCGAGAACCCGGCCTTGGCGAATACGTCCGCCAGACGTTCCTCACCCGCCTGCGCACCGAGCGCCCAGCCCCCGTCCTCCGACAGCGCATGCGCACAGCAGAGCGTAGTGGAGGCCGCGTAGTAGAGCCGCCCGACCGGGGTCAGGTTGTCCTCGACGCGATCCTGCGCATAGGGCTCGACCAGCATCACCGTGCCATCCTTGGCAAGCGTCTCGCGGGCCCGTTTGGCGGCGGTCACCGGATCGCCCATGTCGTGTAGGCAGTCGAAAAAGCAGATGAGGTCGAAGCCTGCCTCCGGCACGGAAGCGGCATCGGCCAACTCGAAGGAGACGCGATCCTCAACCCCGGCTTCCCTGGCATTCTCGCGGGCGGTTCGGATTGACGCCTCGTGCGTGTCGAAACCGCTGAAGTGCGATTTCGGAAAGGCCTCGGCCATGATGATCGAGGAATAGCCGTGTCCGCAGCCGATATCCGCGACGCGGCCGCCTGCCTTGAGCTTGTCTTCGACACCATCGAGCGCGGGCAGCCAGTTGGCCACCAGTTCACCGCGATAGGCGTTGCGGAAGAACGCGGCAGATCCGCAATGCAGGCGCGCGTCGTGGTTGCCCCACGGGACGCCTTCGCCGGTGCGGAAGGCGCGGATGGCCTGATCCTCGTCGAACCACATTGAGGCCGGCACGTCCCAGGCGGGCGGGATGTAGACGGGGCTGGTGTCGTCGGCCAGCACGACGGCGTGCTCGGGTGGCAGTTCGTAGGTCTGGCTTGAAGGATGATAGACCAGATAACCGCCCGCGGCCTGGCTGTTCAGCCATTCGCGTACATAGCGCTCGGCGCAACCGGCCCGGTCCGCGATCTCGCGCGAACTCATTGGTCCGGCCCCCGCCATTGCCTCGTAGAGCCCCAACTTGCGGCCCAGGCTGACCATCACGCCGCCATATCCGGCGGCAAGGTCGGTCACAGCCTTGTCGACGAAGGCGTTGAGTTTGTTGTCGTCCAACGACATGTGCGTTTCCTTTTGTATCGAGAACAGATGCACACATCCTGCCGGTTGCATTCCGGTCGCGTAAGATCGATACTCATCGAAATCGGTTCATTTGTGCCAAGGAGGAGAAAATGCCCCCCCGCGCGACCCATGTCAGCCTTATCGCTTTGCCCGAAGTGATGATCTCTCCGCTTGCCGGCCTCTATGAGGTTCTGACCCTGTTCGAAACGCTCGGCAGCTTCGACGACGCGATGCCCCGGGATCCACCCTTCGACGTGCAGATCGTCACCCCGCAAGACATGCCGGAAACCGGCGCCAGCGGGTTGCCGCATGGCGGCGGCATAACCTTAGACAAGGTTGACCGCACCGATATCGTGATCGTGCCCTCGATGCTGGTCGAGGACGCTGAATGGGTGCCCGGCCGATACCCGGAACTGGTGGATTGGCTTGTCGCCCGGCATGCTGAGGGCGCGATCCTGTGTTCGGCCTGCTCGGGCGTTCTGCTGCTGGCGGAAACCGGTCTGCTGGATGGGCGTGAGGCAACGATTCACTGGGCCTATGAGCACACGTTCCGGCGCAATTTCCCGAAGGTGCAGCTCAAGTTGCAGGAGGTGCTGGTCGCCAGCGGCGAGCGCCGAGATTTCGTGATGTCGGGCGCCTCGGCCTCGTGGCACGACCTGGT
This genomic interval carries:
- a CDS encoding class I SAM-dependent methyltransferase; this encodes MSLDDNKLNAFVDKAVTDLAAGYGGVMVSLGRKLGLYEAMAGAGPMSSREIADRAGCAERYVREWLNSQAAGGYLVYHPSSQTYELPPEHAVVLADDTSPVYIPPAWDVPASMWFDEDQAIRAFRTGEGVPWGNHDARLHCGSAAFFRNAYRGELVANWLPALDGVEDKLKAGGRVADIGCGHGYSSIIMAEAFPKSHFSGFDTHEASIRTARENAREAGVEDRVSFELADAASVPEAGFDLICFFDCLHDMGDPVTAAKRARETLAKDGTVMLVEPYAQDRVEDNLTPVGRLYYAASTTLCCAHALSEDGGWALGAQAGEERLADVFAKAGFSHFRRATETPFNLILEARP
- a CDS encoding GlxA family transcriptional regulator, with amino-acid sequence MPPRATHVSLIALPEVMISPLAGLYEVLTLFETLGSFDDAMPRDPPFDVQIVTPQDMPETGASGLPHGGGITLDKVDRTDIVIVPSMLVEDAEWVPGRYPELVDWLVARHAEGAILCSACSGVLLLAETGLLDGREATIHWAYEHTFRRNFPKVQLKLQEVLVASGERRDFVMSGASASWHDLVLYLIARLVGPTAAQAIARFMLLQWHVDGQAPYVTFNPPLDHGDAVVRDLQDWLKKNYTIASPVEELERRSGLPGRSFKRRFTKATGTPPIKYVQYLRVEEAKRRLERTDTPIDQIGWNVGYEEPAFFRRLFKRVTRLTPSEYRRKFRMPEFNRSLL